A window of the Brassica napus cultivar Da-Ae chromosome C5, Da-Ae, whole genome shotgun sequence genome harbors these coding sequences:
- the LOC106453030 gene encoding alpha-dioxygenase 1 isoform X1, producing MEVISSLMSSFLLKFIHKDFHEIYSRMSVFDRMLLLIVHAVDKMVPWHKLPVFLGLAYLGLRRHLHQEYNLINVGQTPVGTRFNPADYPYRTADGKFNDPFNEGVGSESSFIGRNCPPVDQKIKLLKPDPMVVATKLLARRKLIDTGKQFNMIAASWIQFMIHDWVDHLEETNQIGLVAPKEVANECPLSSFRFFKTKEVPTGFFEIKTGSLNSRTPWWDSSAIYGSNSKAMARVRTYKDGKLKISEETGLLLQDQDGLAISGDIRNSWVGVSALQALFIKEHNAVCDVLKKEYDDLEDEDLYRHARLVTSAVIAKIHTIDWTVELLKTDTLLAGMRTNWYGILGKKFKDSFGHVGSSILGGIVGMKKPQNHGVPYSITEEFTSVYRMHSLLPDQLELRDIDVVPGTKKSLPLIEEVSFGKLLGPKGEQTMSHIGFTKLMVSMGHQASGALELMNYPVWIRDLVPHDPNGYDRPDHIDLAALEIYRDRERNVARYNEFRRSMFMIPIKKWEDLTDDKEAIEALEDVYGGNVEELDLLVGLMAEKKIKGFAISETAFNVFLLMATRRLEADRFFTSDFNEMTYTKKGLEWVNTTESLKDVFDRHYPEMTDRWMNSESAFSVWDSPPVAKNPIPLYLRVPPS from the exons atggaaGTAATAAGTTCTTTAATGTCTTCTTTTCTGCTTAAATTCATCCACAAAGACTTCCACGAGATTTACTCAAGAATGTCAGTCTTCGATCGCATGCTACTTCTT ATCGTGCATGCAGTTGATAAGATGGTTCCGTGGCACAAGCTTCCGGTATTCTTGGGTTTGGCCTACCTAGGGTTACGCAGACATCTTCACCAAGAATATAATCTCATCAATGTCGGCCAAACTCCGGTTGGGACCCGGTTTAATCCTGCTGATTATCCTTACCGGACTGCTGACGGGAAATTCAATGATCCGTTTAACGAAGGCGTCGGCAGCGAAAGTAGCTTCATCGGAAGAAATTGTCCTCCAGTCGATCAGAAGATCAAG tTACTGAAGCCAGACCCCATGGTAGTGGCGACAAAATTATTAGCAAGAAGAAAGTTGATCGACACGGGAAAACAATTTAATATGATTGCAGCTTCATGGATACAATTCATGATTCATGATTGGGTTGATCATCTTGAAGAAACTAATCAG ATCGGGCTCGTGGCTCCAAAAGAAGTAGCGAACGAGTGTCCCTTAAGCTCCTTCAGATTCTTCAAGACAAAGGAAGTTCCTACCGGTTTCTTCGAGATCAAGACCGGTTCGTTAAATTCCCGTACACCTTGGTG GGATTCGAGCGCCATCTATGGAAGCAACTCGAAAGCGATGGCGAGAGTGAGAACTTACAAAGACGGAAAACTAAAGATATCGGAGGAGACGGGTCTCTTACTCCAAGACCAAGACGGTTTAGCAATTTCCGGCGACATACGTAACAGTTGGGTCGGTGTCTCCGCCTTGCAAGCTCTCTTCATAAAAGAGCACAACGCTGTATGCGACGTACTCAAG AAGGAGTACGATGATTTGGAAGACGAAGATTTGTACCGCCATGCTAGGCTAGTGACGTCAGCAGTGATTGCCAAGATTCACACCATAGATTGGACCGTTGAGCTTCTGAAAACCGACACTTTACTTGCTGGGATGCGAACAAATTG GTACGGAATTTTAGGAAAGAAGTTCAAAGATTCGTTCGGACATGTAGGGAGTTCCATCTTGGGAGGTATCGTGGGTATGAAGAAACCGCAAAATCATGGAGTCCCATATTCGATAACGGAAGAATTCACCAGTGTCTATCGAATGCACTCGCTCTTACCTGATCAGCTCGAACTACGTGACATCGACGTTGTACCAGGAACTAAGAAATCACTACCATTGATTGAAGA ggtttctttCGGAAAATTGCTTGGTCCTAAGGGAGAACAAACCATGTCTCATATTGGATTTACTAAGCTAATGGTCTCAATGGGTCATCAAGCAAGTGGGGCTCTTGAACTGATGAATTATCCAGTGTGGATTAGGGATCTTGTTCCCCATGACCCCAATGGCTACGATCGTCCGGACCACATCGACTTAGCTGCTTTAGAAA TCTATAGGGACAGGGAGAGGAATGTTGCACGGTACAATGAATTTAGGAGATCTATGTTTATGATTCCGATAAAGAAGTGGGAAGATCTAACGGACGATAAGGAAGCAATTGAAGCACTAGAAGACGTGTACGGTGGTAATGTGGAAGAGCTCGATCTTCTGGTGGGACTTATGGCCGAGAAGAAAATCAAAGGGTTCGCTATTAGCGAGACTGCCTTTAACGTTTTCCTCCTCATGGCTActag gaGATTAGAAGCGGATAGATTCTTCACGAGTGATTTCAATGAAATGACTTATACAAAGAAAGGACTTGAATGGGTGAATACTACAGAGAGCCTCAAAGATGTTTTTGATCGCCATTATCCTGAAATGACCGACAGATGGATGAACTCTGAAAGTGCATTTTCAGTATGGGATTCACCACCGGTTGCCAAAAACCCAATCCCTCTGTATCTCCGAGTACCACCATCTTAA
- the LOC106453030 gene encoding alpha-dioxygenase 1 isoform X4 — protein MEVISSLMSSFLLKFIHKDFHEIYSRMSVFDRMLLLIVHAVDKMVPWHKLPVFLGLAYLGLRRHLHQEYNLINVGQTPVGTRFNPADYPYRTADGKFNDPFNEGVGSESSFIGRNCPPVDQKIKIGLVAPKEVANECPLSSFRFFKTKEVPTGFFEIKTGSLNSRTPWWDSSAIYGSNSKAMARVRTYKDGKLKISEETGLLLQDQDGLAISGDIRNSWVGVSALQALFIKEHNAVCDVLKKEYDDLEDEDLYRHARLVTSAVIAKIHTIDWTVELLKTDTLLAGMRTNWYGILGKKFKDSFGHVGSSILGGIVGMKKPQNHGVPYSITEEFTSVYRMHSLLPDQLELRDIDVVPGTKKSLPLIEEVSFGKLLGPKGEQTMSHIGFTKLMVSMGHQASGALELMNYPVWIRDLVPHDPNGYDRPDHIDLAALEIYRDRERNVARYNEFRRSMFMIPIKKWEDLTDDKEAIEALEDVYGGNVEELDLLVGLMAEKKIKGFAISETAFNVFLLMATRRLEADRFFTSDFNEMTYTKKGLEWVNTTESLKDVFDRHYPEMTDRWMNSESAFSVWDSPPVAKNPIPLYLRVPPS, from the exons atggaaGTAATAAGTTCTTTAATGTCTTCTTTTCTGCTTAAATTCATCCACAAAGACTTCCACGAGATTTACTCAAGAATGTCAGTCTTCGATCGCATGCTACTTCTT ATCGTGCATGCAGTTGATAAGATGGTTCCGTGGCACAAGCTTCCGGTATTCTTGGGTTTGGCCTACCTAGGGTTACGCAGACATCTTCACCAAGAATATAATCTCATCAATGTCGGCCAAACTCCGGTTGGGACCCGGTTTAATCCTGCTGATTATCCTTACCGGACTGCTGACGGGAAATTCAATGATCCGTTTAACGAAGGCGTCGGCAGCGAAAGTAGCTTCATCGGAAGAAATTGTCCTCCAGTCGATCAGAAGATCAAG ATCGGGCTCGTGGCTCCAAAAGAAGTAGCGAACGAGTGTCCCTTAAGCTCCTTCAGATTCTTCAAGACAAAGGAAGTTCCTACCGGTTTCTTCGAGATCAAGACCGGTTCGTTAAATTCCCGTACACCTTGGTG GGATTCGAGCGCCATCTATGGAAGCAACTCGAAAGCGATGGCGAGAGTGAGAACTTACAAAGACGGAAAACTAAAGATATCGGAGGAGACGGGTCTCTTACTCCAAGACCAAGACGGTTTAGCAATTTCCGGCGACATACGTAACAGTTGGGTCGGTGTCTCCGCCTTGCAAGCTCTCTTCATAAAAGAGCACAACGCTGTATGCGACGTACTCAAG AAGGAGTACGATGATTTGGAAGACGAAGATTTGTACCGCCATGCTAGGCTAGTGACGTCAGCAGTGATTGCCAAGATTCACACCATAGATTGGACCGTTGAGCTTCTGAAAACCGACACTTTACTTGCTGGGATGCGAACAAATTG GTACGGAATTTTAGGAAAGAAGTTCAAAGATTCGTTCGGACATGTAGGGAGTTCCATCTTGGGAGGTATCGTGGGTATGAAGAAACCGCAAAATCATGGAGTCCCATATTCGATAACGGAAGAATTCACCAGTGTCTATCGAATGCACTCGCTCTTACCTGATCAGCTCGAACTACGTGACATCGACGTTGTACCAGGAACTAAGAAATCACTACCATTGATTGAAGA ggtttctttCGGAAAATTGCTTGGTCCTAAGGGAGAACAAACCATGTCTCATATTGGATTTACTAAGCTAATGGTCTCAATGGGTCATCAAGCAAGTGGGGCTCTTGAACTGATGAATTATCCAGTGTGGATTAGGGATCTTGTTCCCCATGACCCCAATGGCTACGATCGTCCGGACCACATCGACTTAGCTGCTTTAGAAA TCTATAGGGACAGGGAGAGGAATGTTGCACGGTACAATGAATTTAGGAGATCTATGTTTATGATTCCGATAAAGAAGTGGGAAGATCTAACGGACGATAAGGAAGCAATTGAAGCACTAGAAGACGTGTACGGTGGTAATGTGGAAGAGCTCGATCTTCTGGTGGGACTTATGGCCGAGAAGAAAATCAAAGGGTTCGCTATTAGCGAGACTGCCTTTAACGTTTTCCTCCTCATGGCTActag gaGATTAGAAGCGGATAGATTCTTCACGAGTGATTTCAATGAAATGACTTATACAAAGAAAGGACTTGAATGGGTGAATACTACAGAGAGCCTCAAAGATGTTTTTGATCGCCATTATCCTGAAATGACCGACAGATGGATGAACTCTGAAAGTGCATTTTCAGTATGGGATTCACCACCGGTTGCCAAAAACCCAATCCCTCTGTATCTCCGAGTACCACCATCTTAA
- the LOC106453030 gene encoding alpha-dioxygenase 1 isoform X3 produces MVPWHKLPVFLGLAYLGLRRHLHQEYNLINVGQTPVGTRFNPADYPYRTADGKFNDPFNEGVGSESSFIGRNCPPVDQKIKLLKPDPMVVATKLLARRKLIDTGKQFNMIAASWIQFMIHDWVDHLEETNQIGLVAPKEVANECPLSSFRFFKTKEVPTGFFEIKTGSLNSRTPWWDSSAIYGSNSKAMARVRTYKDGKLKISEETGLLLQDQDGLAISGDIRNSWVGVSALQALFIKEHNAVCDVLKKEYDDLEDEDLYRHARLVTSAVIAKIHTIDWTVELLKTDTLLAGMRTNWYGILGKKFKDSFGHVGSSILGGIVGMKKPQNHGVPYSITEEFTSVYRMHSLLPDQLELRDIDVVPGTKKSLPLIEEVSFGKLLGPKGEQTMSHIGFTKLMVSMGHQASGALELMNYPVWIRDLVPHDPNGYDRPDHIDLAALEIYRDRERNVARYNEFRRSMFMIPIKKWEDLTDDKEAIEALEDVYGGNVEELDLLVGLMAEKKIKGFAISETAFNVFLLMATRRLEADRFFTSDFNEMTYTKKGLEWVNTTESLKDVFDRHYPEMTDRWMNSESAFSVWDSPPVAKNPIPLYLRVPPS; encoded by the exons ATGGTTCCGTGGCACAAGCTTCCGGTATTCTTGGGTTTGGCCTACCTAGGGTTACGCAGACATCTTCACCAAGAATATAATCTCATCAATGTCGGCCAAACTCCGGTTGGGACCCGGTTTAATCCTGCTGATTATCCTTACCGGACTGCTGACGGGAAATTCAATGATCCGTTTAACGAAGGCGTCGGCAGCGAAAGTAGCTTCATCGGAAGAAATTGTCCTCCAGTCGATCAGAAGATCAAG tTACTGAAGCCAGACCCCATGGTAGTGGCGACAAAATTATTAGCAAGAAGAAAGTTGATCGACACGGGAAAACAATTTAATATGATTGCAGCTTCATGGATACAATTCATGATTCATGATTGGGTTGATCATCTTGAAGAAACTAATCAG ATCGGGCTCGTGGCTCCAAAAGAAGTAGCGAACGAGTGTCCCTTAAGCTCCTTCAGATTCTTCAAGACAAAGGAAGTTCCTACCGGTTTCTTCGAGATCAAGACCGGTTCGTTAAATTCCCGTACACCTTGGTG GGATTCGAGCGCCATCTATGGAAGCAACTCGAAAGCGATGGCGAGAGTGAGAACTTACAAAGACGGAAAACTAAAGATATCGGAGGAGACGGGTCTCTTACTCCAAGACCAAGACGGTTTAGCAATTTCCGGCGACATACGTAACAGTTGGGTCGGTGTCTCCGCCTTGCAAGCTCTCTTCATAAAAGAGCACAACGCTGTATGCGACGTACTCAAG AAGGAGTACGATGATTTGGAAGACGAAGATTTGTACCGCCATGCTAGGCTAGTGACGTCAGCAGTGATTGCCAAGATTCACACCATAGATTGGACCGTTGAGCTTCTGAAAACCGACACTTTACTTGCTGGGATGCGAACAAATTG GTACGGAATTTTAGGAAAGAAGTTCAAAGATTCGTTCGGACATGTAGGGAGTTCCATCTTGGGAGGTATCGTGGGTATGAAGAAACCGCAAAATCATGGAGTCCCATATTCGATAACGGAAGAATTCACCAGTGTCTATCGAATGCACTCGCTCTTACCTGATCAGCTCGAACTACGTGACATCGACGTTGTACCAGGAACTAAGAAATCACTACCATTGATTGAAGA ggtttctttCGGAAAATTGCTTGGTCCTAAGGGAGAACAAACCATGTCTCATATTGGATTTACTAAGCTAATGGTCTCAATGGGTCATCAAGCAAGTGGGGCTCTTGAACTGATGAATTATCCAGTGTGGATTAGGGATCTTGTTCCCCATGACCCCAATGGCTACGATCGTCCGGACCACATCGACTTAGCTGCTTTAGAAA TCTATAGGGACAGGGAGAGGAATGTTGCACGGTACAATGAATTTAGGAGATCTATGTTTATGATTCCGATAAAGAAGTGGGAAGATCTAACGGACGATAAGGAAGCAATTGAAGCACTAGAAGACGTGTACGGTGGTAATGTGGAAGAGCTCGATCTTCTGGTGGGACTTATGGCCGAGAAGAAAATCAAAGGGTTCGCTATTAGCGAGACTGCCTTTAACGTTTTCCTCCTCATGGCTActag gaGATTAGAAGCGGATAGATTCTTCACGAGTGATTTCAATGAAATGACTTATACAAAGAAAGGACTTGAATGGGTGAATACTACAGAGAGCCTCAAAGATGTTTTTGATCGCCATTATCCTGAAATGACCGACAGATGGATGAACTCTGAAAGTGCATTTTCAGTATGGGATTCACCACCGGTTGCCAAAAACCCAATCCCTCTGTATCTCCGAGTACCACCATCTTAA
- the LOC106453030 gene encoding alpha-dioxygenase 1 isoform X2, protein MEVISSLMSSFLLKFIHKDFHEIYSRMSVFARMLLLIVHAVDKMVPWHKLPVFLGLAYLGLRRHLHQEYNLINVGQTPVGTRFNPADYPYRTADGKFNDPFNEGVGSESSFIGRNCPPVDQKIKLLKPDPMVVATKLLARRKLIDTGKQFNMIAASWIQFMIHDWVDHLEETNQIGLVAPKEVANECPLSSFRFFKTKEVPTGFFEIKTGSLNSRTPWWDSSAIYGSNSKAMARVRTYKDGKLKISEETGLLLQDQDGLAISGDIRNSWVGVSALQALFIKEHNAVCDVLKKEYDDLEDEDLYRHARLVTSAVIAKIHTIDWTVELLKTDTLLAGMRTNWYGILGKKFKDSFGHVGSSILGGIVGMKKPQNHGVPYSITEEFTSVYRMHSLLPDQLELRDIDVVPGTKKSLPLIEEVSFGKLLGPKGEQTMSHIGFTKLMVSMGHQASGALELMNYPVWIRDLVPHDPNGYDRPDHIDLAALEIYRDRERNVARYNEFRRSMFMIPIKKWEDLTDDKEAIEALEDVYGGNVEELDLLVGLMAEKKIKGFAISETAFNVFLLMATRRLEADRFFTSDFNEMTYTKKGLEWVNTTESLKDVFDRHYPEMTDRWMNSESAFSVWDSPPVAKNPIPLYLRVPPS, encoded by the exons ATCGTGCATGCAGTTGATAAGATGGTTCCGTGGCACAAGCTTCCGGTATTCTTGGGTTTGGCCTACCTAGGGTTACGCAGACATCTTCACCAAGAATATAATCTCATCAATGTCGGCCAAACTCCGGTTGGGACCCGGTTTAATCCTGCTGATTATCCTTACCGGACTGCTGACGGGAAATTCAATGATCCGTTTAACGAAGGCGTCGGCAGCGAAAGTAGCTTCATCGGAAGAAATTGTCCTCCAGTCGATCAGAAGATCAAG tTACTGAAGCCAGACCCCATGGTAGTGGCGACAAAATTATTAGCAAGAAGAAAGTTGATCGACACGGGAAAACAATTTAATATGATTGCAGCTTCATGGATACAATTCATGATTCATGATTGGGTTGATCATCTTGAAGAAACTAATCAG ATCGGGCTCGTGGCTCCAAAAGAAGTAGCGAACGAGTGTCCCTTAAGCTCCTTCAGATTCTTCAAGACAAAGGAAGTTCCTACCGGTTTCTTCGAGATCAAGACCGGTTCGTTAAATTCCCGTACACCTTGGTG GGATTCGAGCGCCATCTATGGAAGCAACTCGAAAGCGATGGCGAGAGTGAGAACTTACAAAGACGGAAAACTAAAGATATCGGAGGAGACGGGTCTCTTACTCCAAGACCAAGACGGTTTAGCAATTTCCGGCGACATACGTAACAGTTGGGTCGGTGTCTCCGCCTTGCAAGCTCTCTTCATAAAAGAGCACAACGCTGTATGCGACGTACTCAAG AAGGAGTACGATGATTTGGAAGACGAAGATTTGTACCGCCATGCTAGGCTAGTGACGTCAGCAGTGATTGCCAAGATTCACACCATAGATTGGACCGTTGAGCTTCTGAAAACCGACACTTTACTTGCTGGGATGCGAACAAATTG GTACGGAATTTTAGGAAAGAAGTTCAAAGATTCGTTCGGACATGTAGGGAGTTCCATCTTGGGAGGTATCGTGGGTATGAAGAAACCGCAAAATCATGGAGTCCCATATTCGATAACGGAAGAATTCACCAGTGTCTATCGAATGCACTCGCTCTTACCTGATCAGCTCGAACTACGTGACATCGACGTTGTACCAGGAACTAAGAAATCACTACCATTGATTGAAGA ggtttctttCGGAAAATTGCTTGGTCCTAAGGGAGAACAAACCATGTCTCATATTGGATTTACTAAGCTAATGGTCTCAATGGGTCATCAAGCAAGTGGGGCTCTTGAACTGATGAATTATCCAGTGTGGATTAGGGATCTTGTTCCCCATGACCCCAATGGCTACGATCGTCCGGACCACATCGACTTAGCTGCTTTAGAAA TCTATAGGGACAGGGAGAGGAATGTTGCACGGTACAATGAATTTAGGAGATCTATGTTTATGATTCCGATAAAGAAGTGGGAAGATCTAACGGACGATAAGGAAGCAATTGAAGCACTAGAAGACGTGTACGGTGGTAATGTGGAAGAGCTCGATCTTCTGGTGGGACTTATGGCCGAGAAGAAAATCAAAGGGTTCGCTATTAGCGAGACTGCCTTTAACGTTTTCCTCCTCATGGCTActag gaGATTAGAAGCGGATAGATTCTTCACGAGTGATTTCAATGAAATGACTTATACAAAGAAAGGACTTGAATGGGTGAATACTACAGAGAGCCTCAAAGATGTTTTTGATCGCCATTATCCTGAAATGACCGACAGATGGATGAACTCTGAAAGTGCATTTTCAGTATGGGATTCACCACCGGTTGCCAAAAACCCAATCCCTCTGTATCTCCGAGTACCACCATCTTAA